The following nucleotide sequence is from Azoarcus sp. CIB.
GCCGAAGGTGCGACGCTCGCACATGTCGCCCGGCCGTTTGTTCTGGCGTCCGGACTCGATCCACAACGATTCGACGCCGTATTCGCTCGACCGGCGGCATTCGGCTGGCTGACTGCGGGAGCCCCATTCAAGGTCCTTCCGCTTGAGTGCCAGGCAACGTCAGTCTTTTCCCGCCGGCTGGAGCATGGCTTTCCCCTGTACGACATCGATACGCTTGCCCGCTATGTCGAGGCGGACCACACCCTGATCGATGCCGAACGGCCTGACGTCGTAGTAGGTGATTTTCGCCTGTCGCTGTCGGTCAGCGCGCGCTTGCGCGGCGTTCCCTATGCAACGATCTGCGATGCCTACTGGAGCCCCGAGCGTCCCCTGCAGACGCCCATGCCCGCTCTTGCCTTAACCCGTTTTGCCCCGCTCTCAATCGCGAACGCCATATTTCGGAGGATTTCTCCGCTTGCGCTGAAAATGCACGCGCGGCCGATGGAGGTGCTGCGGGCGCGTCACGGACTTCCACCCCTGGGCCACGACCTTCGGCGAAGTTATACGGATGCCGATCTGCGGCTGTTCGCCAACTTTCCCGAATTGTTTCCGGAAGTCCGTGAAAGTGCCACGGCAAGATTTATCGGCCCAATTGCATGGTCGCCCGACGCTGCTGCCCCTGTGTCATTCGAGGACGGCACGGACACTCCCCTGGTTTACGTCACCATGGGCAGTTCGGGCGATCCGCGCGTGCTGCGGGATCTGATTCCCCTACTCGACGCGACCGGCGCGCGCGTACTGTTGGCCTCTGCGGGCAAATCCCTGCCGGCACAATTCACGTCCCAACGAACCCGCGTTTTCGACTACCTTCCCGGTCAACTGGTGTGCGAGCATGCGGATCTCGTGGTCTGCAACGGAGGCAGTCCGACTACCAACCAGGCCCTGACGGC
It contains:
- a CDS encoding nucleotide disphospho-sugar-binding domain-containing protein; the protein is MVKAKILFFAEGATLAHVARPFVLASGLDPQRFDAVFARPAAFGWLTAGAPFKVLPLECQATSVFSRRLEHGFPLYDIDTLARYVEADHTLIDAERPDVVVGDFRLSLSVSARLRGVPYATICDAYWSPERPLQTPMPALALTRFAPLSIANAIFRRISPLALKMHARPMEVLRARHGLPPLGHDLRRSYTDADLRLFANFPELFPEVRESATARFIGPIAWSPDAAAPVSFEDGTDTPLVYVTMGSSGDPRVLRDLIPLLDATGARVLLASAGKSLPAQFTSQRTRVFDYLPGQLVCEHADLVVCNGGSPTTNQALTAGVPVLGIARNMDQFLNMQAIERFGAGLLVRSDRASAAVLQQAITRLLGDPSFAACAHRLREAAASNPRRSDLAPHLEQLIAGRILPTT